The Planococcus donghaensis genome contains a region encoding:
- a CDS encoding glycine betaine ABC transporter substrate-binding protein encodes MKKTTLGIFLATTTVIAGCGSGGDELDPLVIGGKPWTEQYILPYILGEYIEANSDYTVEYKDGLGEVSILTPALEKGDIDMYVEYTGTGMKDVLKEESVPGQTSEEVLEIVRAGYEEELGATWLEPLGFENGYTLAYSKDSGYNAETYSDLAEISKSEAMSFGAPHPFYERKGDGFDDLVATYPFEFAETDSFDPAIMYEAVQSGEVDVIPAFTTDSRIGLFDLATTKDDLSFFPKYDAAPVVRLETLEEYPELEEVLNELAGKISEEEMLKMNSRVDVDQEVASDVAREFLIEKGLIDE; translated from the coding sequence ATGAAAAAAACAACATTAGGAATTTTTTTAGCAACAACAACAGTTATTGCAGGGTGTGGTTCAGGTGGAGATGAATTAGATCCACTTGTGATTGGCGGTAAGCCATGGACTGAGCAATATATTTTACCTTATATTCTTGGAGAATATATTGAAGCTAACTCAGACTACACTGTAGAATACAAAGACGGATTAGGGGAAGTATCAATTTTAACGCCTGCTTTAGAAAAGGGTGATATTGATATGTATGTGGAATATACCGGTACGGGAATGAAAGATGTGTTGAAAGAAGAATCTGTTCCTGGTCAAACTTCGGAAGAAGTATTAGAAATTGTTCGAGCAGGTTATGAAGAGGAATTAGGTGCAACATGGTTAGAACCGCTTGGATTTGAGAATGGATATACACTTGCTTACTCGAAAGATAGTGGCTACAATGCAGAAACTTATTCAGACTTAGCCGAAATTTCGAAATCAGAAGCGATGAGTTTTGGGGCACCCCACCCATTTTACGAACGTAAAGGTGATGGCTTTGATGATTTAGTTGCAACTTATCCATTCGAGTTCGCGGAAACAGACAGTTTTGATCCTGCTATTATGTATGAAGCTGTTCAAAGTGGAGAAGTAGATGTCATTCCAGCTTTTACTACAGATAGCAGAATCGGATTGTTTGATTTAGCAACTACAAAAGATGATCTTTCATTTTTCCCGAAATACGATGCAGCTCCCGTTGTTCGATTAGAGACGCTTGAGGAGTATCCAGAGCTTGAGGAAGTATTAAACGAGTTAGCTGGAAAAATTTCAGAAGAAGAAATGCTCAAGATGAACTCTCGTGTAGATGTAGATCAAGAAGTAGCTAGCGATGTAGCTCGTGAGTTCTTGATTGAAAAAGGATTAATCGATGAATGA
- a CDS encoding thiolase family protein — translation MREVVIVEGVRSPVGRRKGGFANTRPDELAAAVLDELVKRAGVDKGDVEDVILGCVSQAGEQGGNIARTAALIAGFPDYVPGVTIDRQCGSSQQAVHFGAQAILAGDMDIVIAGGVESMTRVPMFSNMQGAKPSKKLTDQYEIINQGLSAERIAEKWGFTREQLDAFSVQSHERAQRAIKEGRYEREIVPIRTQGQTGETITVTEDEGPRPGTTQEVLGSLKTVFDENGVVTAGNASQMSDGASAVLLMSADKANELGLKPKARIIARSVVGSDPTLMLTGPIAATRKVLAKAGLEIGDMDRYEVNEAFAPVPLAWLHDIGGDPEKLNVNGGAVALGHPLGATGTKLLVSLLHELERTNGRYGLLAICEGMGMANATIIEKL, via the coding sequence TTGAGAGAAGTTGTAATCGTAGAAGGAGTACGTTCACCAGTAGGAAGAAGAAAAGGTGGTTTTGCTAACACACGCCCCGATGAGTTGGCGGCCGCCGTATTAGATGAGTTAGTGAAGCGTGCTGGAGTTGATAAAGGTGACGTAGAAGATGTTATTTTAGGGTGCGTTTCGCAAGCGGGGGAACAAGGCGGCAATATTGCGCGAACGGCTGCATTAATTGCAGGTTTCCCAGATTATGTGCCCGGCGTCACGATTGATCGTCAATGTGGATCAAGTCAGCAAGCTGTCCATTTTGGTGCCCAAGCAATTTTGGCAGGAGATATGGATATTGTCATCGCAGGTGGCGTCGAAAGTATGACGCGTGTGCCGATGTTTTCAAATATGCAAGGAGCAAAACCAAGCAAGAAATTAACGGATCAATACGAAATTATTAATCAGGGATTATCAGCAGAACGTATTGCCGAAAAGTGGGGATTCACTCGAGAACAACTTGACGCTTTCTCAGTGCAAAGTCATGAACGGGCCCAACGTGCGATTAAAGAAGGGCGTTATGAGCGTGAGATTGTGCCAATACGAACTCAGGGACAAACCGGTGAAACGATAACAGTAACCGAAGACGAAGGTCCGCGTCCTGGAACAACACAAGAAGTTTTGGGAAGTTTGAAAACAGTGTTTGATGAAAATGGTGTCGTTACTGCAGGAAATGCGAGTCAAATGAGTGACGGTGCATCTGCTGTTTTATTGATGTCAGCCGATAAAGCAAACGAACTTGGTTTAAAGCCAAAAGCACGAATCATTGCGCGTTCGGTAGTCGGTTCAGATCCGACGTTAATGTTAACAGGACCTATTGCTGCGACAAGAAAAGTTCTCGCAAAAGCAGGTCTGGAAATTGGGGATATGGATCGTTACGAAGTAAATGAAGCCTTTGCGCCAGTTCCACTAGCGTGGTTGCACGATATTGGAGGAGATCCCGAAAAATTAAATGTTAATGGTGGGGCTGTCGCATTAGGACATCCGCTCGGTGCAACTGGCACCAAATTACTTGTGTCGCTATTACACGAATTAGAGCGGACAAATGGACGCTATGGATTATTGGCCATTTGTGAAGGAATGGGTATGGCGAACGCTACGATTATTGAGAAATTATAA
- a CDS encoding ABC transporter permease: MNNFFDTLVSRQDMIISALVEHMYLSFVAVAVGIAIALPLGILITRYRRYAESIIGVTAVFQTIPSLALFGFLVPILGIGSPTALIALIIYALLPILRNTYAGIAGVDGSTIEAGRGMGMTRTQILRQIELPLALPFIMAGIRTATVLTVGIATLATFVGAGGLGDIIYRGLQSYNNSLVLAGALPVALLAIGFDQILKWIEKRATPKGLKI, translated from the coding sequence GTGAATAATTTTTTTGACACACTTGTTAGTCGCCAAGATATGATTATTAGCGCGCTTGTAGAACATATGTATTTGTCTTTTGTAGCCGTAGCAGTAGGTATTGCAATTGCACTTCCATTAGGTATATTAATAACGCGCTACCGCCGCTATGCTGAATCGATAATTGGGGTAACAGCTGTATTTCAGACGATTCCAAGTCTAGCTTTATTTGGCTTTTTAGTTCCTATATTAGGAATTGGTTCACCTACTGCTTTAATCGCACTTATCATCTATGCCTTATTACCGATTTTGCGAAATACTTATGCAGGAATTGCAGGGGTTGACGGATCTACAATTGAAGCAGGACGTGGTATGGGCATGACGCGTACGCAAATTCTTCGCCAAATTGAATTGCCGTTAGCATTGCCATTTATCATGGCTGGAATACGCACAGCCACTGTATTAACTGTAGGAATTGCAACACTGGCAACCTTTGTTGGAGCAGGCGGTTTAGGAGACATCATCTATCGTGGGTTGCAATCATATAATAATTCGCTAGTATTGGCGGGGGCGCTTCCGGTTGCGCTGTTAGCAATCGGTTTTGACCAAATTTTAAAGTGGATTGAAAAACGAGCAACGCCAAAAGGGTTAAAAATTTAG
- a CDS encoding ABC transporter ATP-binding protein, giving the protein MIRFENITKRFPDGTEALKDISLVLPTHQLTAIIGPSGCGKTTMMKMINKLEKPTEGSIYIDEKPINDMDEVQLRRSIGYVIQRIGLFPHMTISDNVALVPKLLEWSKEKKEERVRELLQLVGLDPEVYMDRYPLELSGGQQQRVGVVRALAGDPNIVLMDEPFSALDPISREQLQDELRNLQQTINKTIVFVTHDMDEALKIADTIVVMRAGKVEQVGTPQQLIDNPANDFVRNFIGIERINQKRTFGERKLVEFLSLFTANWSGEFEEISAESTFEQAFAKLDDSEHDYLAIISNDQIVAYANDRDLLKAALAKETGVLT; this is encoded by the coding sequence ATGATTCGTTTTGAAAATATTACAAAGCGTTTTCCAGACGGCACGGAAGCGTTAAAAGACATTTCGCTTGTGTTACCGACACATCAGTTGACGGCTATCATCGGTCCTAGTGGCTGTGGGAAAACTACTATGATGAAAATGATCAACAAACTAGAGAAGCCAACTGAAGGAAGTATCTATATTGATGAAAAACCTATAAATGATATGGATGAAGTACAGTTGAGGCGTTCAATTGGCTATGTTATTCAACGCATTGGCTTGTTCCCACATATGACCATTTCAGACAATGTGGCGTTAGTACCAAAGTTGCTTGAGTGGTCCAAAGAAAAAAAGGAAGAACGCGTACGTGAATTGCTTCAACTGGTTGGCTTGGATCCTGAAGTTTATATGGACCGTTACCCCCTCGAATTAAGTGGAGGGCAGCAGCAACGTGTAGGTGTAGTCCGAGCGCTTGCTGGAGATCCTAACATTGTGTTAATGGATGAGCCCTTCTCAGCACTTGACCCCATCAGTAGGGAACAACTGCAAGATGAACTTCGAAACCTTCAACAAACCATCAATAAAACCATTGTTTTTGTAACGCATGATATGGATGAGGCATTAAAAATTGCCGATACGATTGTTGTCATGCGAGCTGGAAAAGTTGAGCAGGTGGGGACCCCGCAACAACTAATCGATAATCCGGCTAACGATTTTGTACGGAACTTTATTGGGATAGAACGCATCAATCAGAAACGAACATTTGGCGAGAGAAAATTAGTTGAGTTCCTAAGTTTGTTCACGGCCAATTGGTCAGGAGAGTTTGAAGAAATCTCTGCAGAATCTACTTTTGAACAAGCATTTGCCAAATTGGATGATAGCGAACATGATTATTTGGCTATTATTAGTAACGATCAAATTGTGGCATATGCTAACGACCGTGACTTATTGAAAGCAGCCCTTGCTAAAGAAACGGGGGTATTGACGTGA